CGCAAGTCGCTGCGCCTGTTGGGCAGCGTGGGCGAGCCCATCAACCCGGAGGTCTGGCGCTGGTTCCACGACGTGGTGGGCGAGGGCCGCTGCCCCGTGGTGGACACCTGGTGGCAGACGGAGACGGGCGGCATCCTCATCGCGCCGCTGCCCGGCGCGACGCCCGCCAAGCCCGGCAGCGCCACCCTGCCCTTCTTCGGCGTGGAGCCGGTGCTGGTGGATGAAGAGGGCCGGAAGCTGGAAGGCAACGGCGTCAGCGGCAACCTGTGCCTCGCGCGCTCGTGGCCGGGCCAGGCGCGCACGCTGTACGGGCACCACTCGCGCTTCGTGGAGACGTACTACGCGCGCTTCCTGCCGCTGTACTTCACCGGCGACGGCTGCCGCCGCGACGAGGACGGCTACTACTGGATCACCGGCCGCGTGGACGACGTGCTCAATGTGTCCGGCCACCGCCTGGGCACCGCGGAGGTGGAGAGCGCGCTCGTCGCCCACGAGGCCGTCGCCGAGGCCGCCGTGGTGGGCTTCCCGCACGACCTGAAGGGCACGGGCGTGTGCGCCTTCGTCACGGTGAAGCCGGACTTCGTGCGCACGCCGGACGAGAAGATGGTGGGCAGCCTGCGCGAACAGGTGCGGCACGTGATTGGCCCCATCGCCACGCCGGACCGGGTGGTGCTGGTGTCGGGCCTGCCCAAGACGCGCTCCGGGAAGATTCTTCGCCGCATGCTCCGGAAGATCGCCGGTGGCGAGACGGAGAACCTGGGTGACGCGAGCACGCTCGCGGACCCCGCCGTGCTGGATGAGCTGCTCACCAAGGGCCTGCCTCCGGGCCCGCGCCGCTGAAGTCCCTTTCACGCTTCGCAAGGAGGAAAACCGATGCACGGCAATTCCAAGGACGAGGCGTTGAAGGCGCTCGCCGCCAGGCGCTGGCGCGTGGCCGGCGCGCTGACGGTGGCGATGATGGTGGCCTACCTGGGCTTCATCCTGCTGGTGGCCTTCAACCGGCCGCTGATGGGGCACCAGCTCGTGCCGGGGCTGTCCGTCGGCATCGTGCTGGGGGCGCTCACCATCCTCTTCGCCTGGGTGCTGACGGGCGTCTACATGAGCTGGGCCAACAAGAAGTACGACAGCGCGCTCGACGAGCTGCGCCGCTGAGAGGCCAACCATGAATCCCACGACCGCGGGCACGCAGCTTGGCCAGCCCAACACCACGGCCATCGTCTTCTTCCTTCTCTTCGTCAGCATCACGCTGGCCATCACGTACTGGGCGGCGCGCAAGACGAAGACGACGTCGGAGTTCTTCGCCGCCGGTGGCGGCATCAGCGCGGGGCAGAACGGCTTCGCGCTCGCCGGCGATTTCATGAGCGCCGCCAGCTTCCTGGGCATCGCGGGGCTCGTGGCCACGTCCGGCTTCGACGGGCTCATCTACTCCGTGGGCTGGCTGGTGGGCTGGCCCGTGGTGACCTTCCTCATCGCGGAGCCCCTGCGCAACCTGGGCAAGTACACGTTCGCGGACGTGGTGGCCTACCGCCTGAAGCAGACCCCGGTGCGGCTGTCCGCCGCGGTGGGCACGCTCACCGTCGTCGTCTTCTATCTGATTGCCCAGATGGTGGGCGCGGGCAACCTCATCCGCCTGCTCTTCGGCCTCTCCTATGAGACGGCCGTCGTCATCGTGGGCGCGGTGATGATCCTCTACGTGCTCTTCGGCGGGATGATCGCCACCACGTGGGTGCAGATCGTGAAGGCGGTGCTGCTCCTGGGCGGCGCGACGGCGCTGGCCATCTCGGTGCTGTGGCGATTCGGCTTCAGCCCGGCGGCGCTCTTCAGCGAGGCGGCGAACCGCTACGGGCCGGAGGCGCTGGCGCCGGGCAAGCTGGTGTCCAACCCGCTGGAGACCCTCTCCCTGGGCCTGGCGCTGATGTTCGGCACGGCGGGCCTGCCGCACATCCTGATGCGCTTCTACACGGTGCCCAACGCGAAGGCGGCGCGCACCAGCGTCTTCTACGCCACGGGCCTCATCGGCTTCTTCTACCTGGTGACGTTCATCCTGGGCTTCGGCGCGTCCGTGCTGGTGGGCCGTCAGGCCATCGTGAGCGTGGACAAGGGCGGCAACATGGCGGCGCCCATGCTGGCGGAGGTGGTGGGCGGCACGGGCTTCTTGGGCTTCATCTCCGCGGTGTCCTTCGCCACCATCCTCGCGGTGGTGGCGGGCCTGACGCTGTCGGGCGCGGCGGCGCTGTCCCATGACCTGTGGTCCAGCGTGGTGCGCAAGGGGCACGCCCCGGAGTCGGAGCAACTCAAGGTGGCGCGCATCGCCAGCCTGGCGCTGGGCATCCTGGCCATCATCCTGGGCGTCGTCTTCAAGAACCAGAACGTGGCCTTCATGGTGGGCCTGGCGTTCGCCATCGCGGCGAGCGCGAACTTCCCCGCGCTGCTCTTGTCCATGCTGTGGAGGGGCTTCACCACCCAGGGCGCGGTGGCCAGCATGCTCACCGGCTCCATCAGCGCGGTGCTGCTCATCTTCCTGTCGCCCACGGTGCAGGTGGAGCTGCTCGGCAACGCGTCCGCCCTCTTCCCGCTGAAGAACCCGGGCATCGTCACCATCCCGCTGTCCTTCATCGTGGGCTGGGTGGTGTCGCTGCTGGCGCCGGAGACGGAGGCGGCGGCGCGGTTCGCGGAGGTGGAGCACCGCATGCACGTGGGCGCGGCGGTGACGCCGCCTCCGGTGACGGTGCCCACGGGCGTGGCGGGCACGCTGCCCCAGAAGGTTTGAAAGCTGCTCGGCGGTCCTTCACGGCATCTTCCTCGGCGTGAAGGACAGGGCGGAACCCGGGAGTTTCCAAAGGGGCTCGGGTTCCGCCTTTCTTTTTCCCCGTGACTACTTCCCGCGCGTGAGCGGGAGTACGTCGTTCACCAGGTGCACGAGCACCTTGCCGGGCTCCTCCTCGTGCACCATGTGCGCGGAGTCCTCGAACCAGACGAGCTTCTTCGACGGGGCCTGGACGGTGGCGAACCACGCGTCCAGCAGCTGCGCGGACGTGGTGCGGTCGTGCCGGCCGTGGAAGAAGACGACGGGCAGCGCGAAGCGGTTCTCCTTCGTGAGGTTCAGCTGGGTGATGGGCGCCCAGAAGGCGGCGAGGCTCAAATCCAGGCCCTCGTCGCGCGCGTCCATGTCCTTGCCGGTGACGTCCGGGCTGTAGCGCCACACCTGCGCGCCGTGCCAGTCCGGCGCGCGCCAGCCGTGGGTCTCATAGTGCATGAGCCAGCGGCGCTCCTTGTGCAGGTTGGCCAGCGTGCGCGCAGGGTCCTTCGGGTCCGGGAACGGGGCGATGGACTCCAGGTCCGCGAGGGCCTTCTTGTTGCCGTCCGCCTTCGCCGCGGCGAGCGTGGCCGCGTAGCCCAGGGCCTCGTTCCTCGGCATGTCCACGCCCTGGCCGATGCCCACGTACGCGTCGAACCAGTCCGGGTGCTTCTGGGCCAGCTTCACGCCCAGCACCGTGCCCCAGCTGTGGCCCACGAGCACGATGCGCTTCTTGCCGTACGTCTTGCGCAGGTACGCGGCCACCTCCTCCGCGTCCGCCACCATGCGGTCCACGGTCAGGGTGGGCTTCACCTTGTCTGGAGGATTGAGGGCATATGTCTTCCCCGCGCCGCGCTGGTCCCAGTGCGCCACGGTGAAGTACTCCTCCCATTCGCCCTGGTAGAAGTACGCGGTGGGCAGCGCGGTGAAGCCCGGCCCGCCGTGCAGGAAGAGCAAGAGCGGGTTGTCCTTGTGGCGCCCGCGCACGGAAATCCACTGGTCGATGCCGCCGATGCGCACGGCCTCCGCCTTCTCGATGCCATCCGAGAGCACGCTGCGGCGGGCTTCCCGCATGACCTCCTGGGGCGTGGGCGCTTCGCCCGCGGCGGCCGGGAGGGCCGTGAGCGACAGGCCGAGCAGGCAGAGGGAGACGGTGTCTTTCAGGGTCCGCATGTCCCCTGAACGGACGGCCCTCGCGTCCATTGCCTGGACGCGGGTCAGGGATGGGCGCGCAGGTGTTCCTGGAGCGACCGCAGCGGCGCCTGGTCCACGCGGATGCGTCCTCGCGTGGGGAAGTCCAGGTCCAGCAGGGTGAACATCACGGCGGTCAGGATGACCACGAACAGGCTCCAGGAGAGGAGCCCGCGGACATGCGCCTCCGGCCGGTATCCCAGGAGAACGCCGGAGCCGAGCATCCCGATGATCAGCAGGACGAAGATGGTGCGCGGGATGAGGTTGTGGGCCGCCGCGAGGCGCTCCTCGCCGACGTCGAACACGTCGTTCATCGCCTGGGTGACGAGGATGAGCACGGGGGCCTCGATGCGGGGCGCCAGCGTCTCCAGCCGGGCCCAGAGCTCCGTCTGGAGCGACTCCGACTCCTGGAGCTTCTTCGCGAAGACGGCCGGCTCGTTCGCGGCTTCGTGCCCCTCCAGGCGAAGGTCGGTGTAGCGGCGCAGCCAGGCGCGCAGCTCGCCGCGAGAGGGCTCGGGGAGATAGCCGACGCGCAGGTAGAGCGTGCCGATGGCGTTCGACTCCTTCACCACGAGTGCGCGGCGCAGCGAGTACCGGTCCGCGGCCATGGAGAAGGAGAAGGCCAGCAGCAGCGCCACCAGGCCGAGCACCGACGCCTGGAGCGCCGACACGTCGCCGAGCCCCGGCTTCCGGTGACTGAGCCGGTGGCCAGTCTCCAGGCACAGGAAGAGCAGGCCCATCACCATCAGGGCGAGCAGCCGCACGGGGATGCCGTCGAGGATTCGCATCATTCGCCGGAGCCGCTCCGCGCCATGGACAGGGCCGCGAGGAACGTCGGACCGGCACGCGCCCCTGGCAACGCGGCCTCCGGTCCAGGGCTCAGGGACGCTGTTGAACGTTCCCAGGGGGATTGCGCCTAAGCTGCGCGGCCCGTGGACCGTCCCTCCGAACAGAGCCCCCCGAGCGGCTTTCGCGCCCGCCTGCACACGATCATCTTCGAAGCGGACACCTCGGCGGGGAGGGCGTTCGACATCGCCCTGCTCTGGGCCATCGTGTTCAGCGTGGCGGCGGTGATGCTGGAGAGCGTCGCGGAGGTGCGCGCGGAGCATGCCCACGCGCTGCACGTCGCGGAGTGGGTCTTCACCATCCTCTTCGCGCTGGAGTACGTGCTGCGGCTCATCGCGGTGCGCCAGCCGCTGCACTACGCGCGCAGCTTCTTCGGCATCGTGGACATGATGGCGCTGCTGCCGTCGTTCCTGAGCGTGCTGTTCCCCGGCGCGCAGACGCTGCTGGTCATCCGCGTGCTGCGCCTGTTGCGCGTCTTCCGCATCCTCAAGCTGGGGCACCTCCTGGGTCAGGCGGAGGTGCTGCTCACGGCGCTGCGCGCGAGCCGCCCGAAGATCATCGTCTTCCTGGGCACCGTGCTGAGCATCGACGTCATCATGGGCGCGGTCATGTACATGGTGGAAGGCGAGGAGCACGGCTTCGACAGCATCCCCCGCTCCATGTACTGGGCCATCGTGACGATGACGACGGTGGGCTTCGGGGACATCACGCCCAAGACGGTGACGGGGCAGTTCCTCGCGTCCATCCTGATGGTGATGGGCTACGGCATCATCGCGGTGCCCACGGGCATCGTGTCGGTGGAGCTCGCCGCCGCCACGCGTCAGCAGGTGGATACCCAGGCGTGCCCGGGCTGTGGCGCACAGGGTCATGACCTGGATGCGCGTTATTGCAAACGCTGCGGCACGGCATTGGACTGGGGCCCCTCGCGGCCCACCGGGTGAATCTGTCTAGGATGGCCCGGCATGGCCCGCGCCATCGACACGCCCGAACTGGATGAGGAGCTGCTGGTCCACCAGTTCCCCGACATCAACCGCAAGGCGGTGGGCGCGTTCTACACGCCCGCGCCCATCGTGGAGCGCACGCTCGCGCTCGCGCTGGCGCACGTGGGCGACAGGCCGCTCACGGTGGTGGATCCGGCCTGTGGCGCGGGGGCCTTCCTCGCCGCCGCCGCACGGCACCGCCCGGACGCGAGGCTGTGCGGCCTGGAGCTGGATGAAGGCGTCGCCCGCCTGTGCCAGGCCCGGGTACCTGGCGCGGACGTGCGCGTGGGGGACGCGCTCCGGGGTGGGTTGGAGCCCCTGCTCGAACAGACGCCGGAGGGGCACGCGGAGCTATGGGTGGGCAACCCGCCCTACAACGGCACGTCCGCGGTGCTGAAGGACGCGGCCTGCTACGCGAGGCTGCGCGCCCTGGTGCCGCTGGCGATGCCACCGGGCACGAGCCTCCGGGACGACTTCGCGTTCTTCCTCCTGGTGGCCATGAAGCGGCTGACGACCCGGCCGGGAGTGCTGGCCTTCATCACGCCCGCGAGCCTGCTGGAGTCGTTCATCTACGCGCCGCTGCGCCACGCGCTGCTGCAAGCGCTCCACCTGCGCGAGGTCGTGGACCTGGGCCCGGGCATCTTCACGGGCACGCAGGTGCGCACGTGCATCACGGTGTGGACGTCGCGCGCGGACGCCAACGCCTCCGCGCCCCGCTACGAGCACAAGGGAAAGGGCCAGTGCTTCACGCCCGAGGCGCCCGAGTGGCGGCTCTCCCCCATCGCACAGGAGGCCGCCGCGCTGGACGCGGACTGGCGGGCGCGGGGCGAGCTGCTCACCACGCTCATCCCGGTGAGCCTGCCCGGGGTGAAGACGCGCTTCGATGAGCTGCTGGTGGACGCGGACCGGGAGCGGCTGCTCGCGCGCCTCCGGGCCTTCTGTGCCGCGCCCCAGGACTCACTGGAGGACTTCGCGAGGGAGCACGGATTGGAGCCCGCGCTGTTGCCCAAGCTGCGCGCGCTGAAGCAGGGGCCGGCGCTGGAGGTGGACGCAAGCCACGTGCGTCCGTTCTTCCGCTACGGCGGCGCGAGGCACCGGGGCGCGGTGCCTCCAGAGGCGAAGGCATTCTGCTACCTGGACCGGCGGCTGATTCCGCGCGGAGACCACCGGCTGCGCGGCCCGTATGATCCGCACGAGGAGGCGGTGAAGCTGCTGTTCAACGTGCGCGAGTTGCCCCTGTCCGCGGCGCTGCTGGAGGAGCCCGGCTGCGTGCACGACCACCGCCACGCGCGGTTCGCGCCGCTGTACGTGCCCCAGCGGATCCGCGACGAGGGCCTGGGAATCACCCGGGGCGCCAGGTCCCGCGAGTCGCTGGGCCCGCTGGTGCCGAACCTGTCGCCCCGGGGGAGCGTCTGGGCGGAAGGCCTGGGCGGGCCGGAGGCGGCGTTCCGCGCGGTGATGCGCTTCCTGAACGGGACGCAGGTGCAGCGCGTCTGGGCGCCCGCGTTCGGGGCTTCTCGCGTGGTGCCGGTGCCGCTGGAGGGCCCGCTGCCGGAGTGATGACTCCCCATCACCGGACGCATGCGGGGGTGGACATTCTCCAGCGAGAGGGGTGTGCGGCGGGTAGTGTGGCCCGCGCTGGGTAATCCCCATTCCTGGAGTCTCCAAGACATGACGATCCGTTCCCTGCTGGTTGCCACCGCCCTCCTCTCCACGCCCGCCCTGGCCCAGGACGCCGGGACGCCGGCCCCCGCTGACGCGGGCACGAAGCCCGCCATCAAGAAGGGCGAGACGGTGAAGGCGATGCTGAAGGACGCCCAGGGCAAGGACGTGGGCGAGGTGACGATGGAGCAGGCGCCCAAGGGCGTGCTGGTGAAGGGCATGCTGATGAACCTGCCCGCGGGCGAGCACGCCTTCCACATCCACGAGACGGGCAAGTGCGAGGCGCCGGAGTTCAAGACGGCGGGTGGCCACTTCAACCCGACGAAGAAGCAGCACGGCGCGCTGTCGCCCAAGGGCCAGCACGCGGGTGACCTGCCGAACCTCTACGTCCCGCAGGACGGCAAGGTGCAGTTCGACGTCTTCCTCGCCGACCTGAAGCTGAAGTCGCTGCTCGACAAGGACGGCTCCGCCGTCATGGTCCACGCCAAGCTGGACGACTACCGCACCGACCCGACCGGCGACGCCGGTGGCCGCATCGCCTGCGGCGTGGTGGAGAAGGCGGAGTAGTCACCGCTCCAAGGCCGATGCCTGCGCATCAGGCATCGGCCCGTTTCATCAGGACCTGGCTCGAAGCCCGGCTTGAACGGCGCCCAGTCCATCGTCGAAGCGCGTGATGAGCTTGCAGTGCAACTGCCGCAGCGCCAGCTTGACGCTGGACACATCGAAGTCATTCGAGTTCCGGTTCAGGAAAAGCGATGGCCCCGCCTCCTCTTCCAGTCGAGCCATGACGGACGCAAGCACCACCGCATCCGGGAACTGGAGCCGGATGTCTTCCGCCTCAAGGCGCGCGGCTCGAGCGATGACGTCCGCGTCGACAGGAAACACGTCCGAGCATTGGAGCACCCGCGCCCGGATGGACTCCAGTCGCTGCTCCGCGTCGGAGGTGTCCTTCACGAGAGAGGCAATCACCTCATTCCACGCATGCTGCTGGGGCTCGGAGAAACCCTCGCTCCGCTTTCGCTTTTCCAACTCCTTCGCCAATCGGCTCTGAAGGGCCTCGGCGTCGGGGATTTCGCGCCGGAGCTTCTCCGCGGGCTCGATGAAGCAAAAAGCAGGAATGCAAAGCTGGAGGGCCTTCGACTCCGCGAGATGGAGCAGTTGTTCACATGCCAGGGACTGCTCCTGCCTGAAGGCCAGTTCCAGGATGAAGTTCGTCTCGACGAAGACCCTCAAGCGTGTGCACCTCGCACCACCTCTCCCTGGGCCATGGCTCGTGGCAGTCCTGTGCGCATCAGGGGAGTACGCTTGTCCGCTCTATCGTCCGCGGAGGTCAGCTCAATAAGCCACCACGACACCAGCATGCCGAAAGCCAGGGGCCGGATGTCCTTGGGGCCAGTCCCGACGCGCTCGTAATAGGGCCCAAGGATGTGCGTGGCATCAAGCACCCACGTAGGCATGCCCCGCCCCTTCACCTTGGATGGCGCCCAGACATAGAGCTTGTCGGGTGTGACCAGCAGGAAGAACTCGCCACGAGGCCGCAGGTCGACGGACTCCAGGTTGAGCCAGTAACCCGCCGCCCATTCGCGGGTCGTGCCCAGGCGGGCTTTGACATCGGCCTGGACCTTCGCCTGTCCCGACCGGTCATAGACCGTGAAGTCGAAGTTCGATGGGGGATGAGAATGCGGTCCGGAATGCGATTCCATCATACCCCCATCATAGGCAGCGGTCTGACAACCCAGCGGGTCACACGTACCCGAACCGCCGCCGCGCGAACCACTCCGCGCCCAGGAGCGCGATGAGCGCCACCAGGTAGTACCAGCGGTCCCACAGCGGCTGGTCCTTCGCGCGCCCCACCTCCACCACCGGCGGATCCAACAGCGGCACGTCTGGCATCCCGTCCTGCGGCAGCTTGTACGCCTTGCCCTCCGTGACGCTGGCGATCTGCTCCATCAGCGTTGGCCGCACCGACGCGTCCGACAGCTCCGGGCCCACCGCGCGCACCGCCACCGCGTCCTCGCCCTTGCCCAGGTCCGTCTCGCCCTTCTTCGCGGACGCGAGCAGCTTGTACGGCCCCGGCGCCGGCGGCGCGAACTCCAGCCGCACCACGCCGTCCGCCCCCGCGGTGCCCGTCTGCACCGCCACCGGCTTCCGCGTCGCCACGGAGAACAACTCCACCCGCACCTGCGCGCCCTCCGCCGGCTGGTAGTCCGCCATCCGCGCCTGCACCACCACGCCCACCGGCCGCCCCGGCTCCACCGAAGGCGGATCCGCCGTCACCTTCAGCGTCGTCAGGTCCGGATCCCGCACCAGCCAACGCAGCGCATTGCCCCAGAAGCGGTCATACGCCCGGCTCGGAGAACCGTCCCGGTGCGCCGTGAACGCCCACGACCACGTCGCGTCCGTCGCCACCACCATCGCCCGGCCCCGCCCGTAGTCCCACACCGACACGAGCGGCGCGTTCTTCCCGTCCACCGTCATGAACGGGTGGTCCATCAGCACCGTCGCCCCCGGCCGCGCCCGCGTCAGGTTCGCGCCCGGAATGGGCAACAGCTCCCCCCACGCGCCCTCCGTGCTCGCCGCGCCCGTTCCAATGGACGTCACCGGATGCCGCAGGCCCTCCGGCGTGAGGCGCGGCTTGAACGGATCCGCGTTCGCGGGGCCCGCCGCCTCCACCGGCAGCGCCTCCATCAGCGTGGGCATCGACGCGCGCCCTTCACCCAGCACGCTGTCGCCGCCAATCATCACGAACGCGCCGCCCTCGTGGATGTAGCGCTCCAGGTTGCGCTCGTACTCCGCGATGGACAGCGAAGGGTCCGAGTAACCGAAGTTCTGGAAGATGACGACGTCGAACGTGTGCAGCTTCGTGTCGAAGATCTCCTCCATGGGGAACGGGATGAGCGACAGCTCCCGCTCGTTCGACACGCCCGGGTCATCCGACAGCGTGCGCAGGATGTAGAACGACACCAGGTCCACGTTCGCGTCCTGCTTGAGCAGCCCGCGCAGGAAGCGCTCGTCCCACGACGGCCGCCCCACCACCAGCAGCACGCGCACGCGGTCGCGAATGACTTTCAACGTGAACGAGCGGCTGTTGTTGTCGCTCACCGCTTCATCCGGGAACGTGGGCACCGTCACCGTGTAGACGAACCGCCCCGTCTGGTCCGGCGTGAAGGTGAAGGACACCGGCTTCACGTCGTCGCCGGTGGTCATCTTCACCAGCTTGCTCGCCACCGTCTTGCCCTCCTGGCTCAAGACGACGGGGATGTCCTGCCCGGAGAACCCGCGCCCGTGGATCTCCACCTCCACCGTCAGCGAGTTGCGCACGAAGGCGAAGTCATCCACCTTCAGCCCCTCCACCGACAAGTCCTTCAGCGCCTCCTGCCCCACCAGGAACGTGGACACCGGCACGCCCAGGTCCGTCAGCGCCGCGCGCGCCCGGCCCACCGCCCCGGCCTTCAGCTCCGCGTTGTCCGCGCCGTCGCTGAACAAGAGCACGCCGGACAGCTTGCGCGACCCCTGCCCTCCGGACGCCGCGGACCGCAGCGCCGCGAGCAGGTCCGTCGTGCCCGCCCGCGCCGGCTCCTGGGCCAGCTGCGCGGCCGTCACCGGAGAGAGCTCCGGGTCGACGCCGTACACCTCCACCGTGAAGCGGTCCTGCCAGGACGCGAACGTGGGCGCCGCCTTCTCCAGGAACGCCGCCACCTGCGCGCTGCGCGTGGGCCCGCCGGGCTCCGACGGGAAGTTCATGGACGCCGAGCGGTCCACCAGCACCGCCACCCGGTTCTTCATCCGCGCCACCTGCAGGTGCCGGATGCCGGGCTCCAACAGGAAGAAGAACGCCGCCACGCCCGCGCCCAGGCGCAGGCCCCACAGGAGCAGCTTGCGGCCCCGGGACGGCTCGCGGCGCACGCCCCATGCCGCCAGCGCGATGCCGAGCACCAGCCCCACGCCCAGCAGCACCAGCGCCCAGACGGGCAGCGGCGACAGGCTGACGAGCTTCCACGCGTTGAAGGACGGGGAGTTCATTCGAGGGTTCGCGCGAGGAAACGCTCGCTCAGCGCCGCTTGTTGAGGATGAGGGGCAGGTGCACCGCGTCGTCCTTGTAGTCCAGACAGAGCGCGTACATGCACAGGTTGATGCCCAGGCGGATGGCCAGCTCGCGCTGCGGCTCGCCGCCCGGGGACACGTCGAACTCGTAGTCGCCGGACTCGCTGCGGCTCCACGCGCCCGCCACGTCGTTCTGCGAATAGATGACCGCCGCGCGCTTGCCCACGCTCGCCACCAGCGGCAGCGGCTTGTGCAACAGGCGCCCCGGCGCCGCGTCCAGGAGGAAGAAGGACTTGAAGACGACGTGCGTCCCCGGCGCCTCCTTCAGCGGGCTCTGCGGCAGCACGCGCGCCATCTCCCGGCGGAAGCTGGCGTCGAAGCCGTCCCCGTCGCTGCCGTCGTTGGCGTCCCCGAACACGAAGCCGCCGTACGTCAGGTAGCGGCGCAGGTTGGACACCTCCGCGTCACTCAGCGCTGGGAAGGCCCCGTCCCCGCCGAAGTAGAGGAACGGGTACTCGAAAAGGTCCGGGCTGCTCAGCGCGAACGGGCGCGCGTCCGGCACCACCTCCACGGACGTGCGCCGCTGAAGCTCCCACGCCAGCCGGCGCAGCCCCGACAGCCGGCCGTCCCAGCGGCCTCCATGCCGGGCCACGGCGG
The sequence above is drawn from the Corallococcus sp. NCRR genome and encodes:
- a CDS encoding DUF4159 domain-containing protein codes for the protein MPVRSLSRRNLLLATSALVPLLSRRAAAFGEKSRFIPAVARHGGRWDGRLSGLRRLAWELQRRTSVEVVPDARPFALSSPDLFEYPFLYFGGDGAFPALSDAEVSNLRRYLTYGGFVFGDANDGSDGDGFDASFRREMARVLPQSPLKEAPGTHVVFKSFFLLDAAPGRLLHKPLPLVASVGKRAAVIYSQNDVAGAWSRSESGDYEFDVSPGGEPQRELAIRLGINLCMYALCLDYKDDAVHLPLILNKRR